The following proteins are encoded in a genomic region of Terriglobia bacterium:
- a CDS encoding IS481 family transposase: SQHRHEHLLPWLHHYNWHRPHGSLNHVPPISRSGLDRNNLLRLHS, from the coding sequence ACTCGCAACACCGTCACGAACATCTTCTTCCCTGGCTTCACCATTACAACTGGCACCGTCCTCATGGTAGCCTCAACCATGTTCCACCTATCAGCCGCTCCGGCCTCGATCGGAACAACCTCTTGAGACTCCACAGCTAA